From one Branchiostoma floridae strain S238N-H82 chromosome 3, Bfl_VNyyK, whole genome shotgun sequence genomic stretch:
- the LOC118412022 gene encoding thyroglobulin-like, protein MKTLCILLCFVYSVYGLSCVCDYDNLAQFCGPAPTNCAAGTVRDPCGCCDVCAKVQGERCDGPYGVYGTCAAGLVCEKNGNDQPLNVIVGPLGEDGRVGICVPPASNQAQNAPTQCEIQRQEYSMLYANNAAIALQLGAFKPTCTPEGFYAPIQCDGLTGDCWCSLPDGTEVKGTRTQGGPPTGCF, encoded by the exons ATGAAGACCCTGTGCATTCTACTTTGCTTCGTTTACAG CGTCTACGGCCTGTCGTGCGTGTGCGACTATGACAACCTGGCGCAGTTCTGCGGCCCTGCCCCCACCAACTGTGCGGCAGGCACCGTCAGGGACCCGTGTGGCTGCTGTGACGTCTGCGCCAAG GTTCAGGGCGAGCGCTGTGACGGACCGTACGGAGTGTACGGGACCTGTGCGGCCGGCCTGGTGTGCGAGAAGAACGGCAACGACCAGCCCCTGAACGTCATCGTGGGCCCGCTTGGGGAGGACGGGCGCGTCGGGATATGTGTCCCTCCCGCCAGca ACCAAGCCCAGAACGCTCCGACCCAGTGTGAGATCCAGCGGCAAGAGTACTCCATGCTGTACGCCAACAACGCG GCCATTGCCCTTCAGCTGGGCGCCTTCAAGCCGACCTGCACACCGGAAGGTTTCTACGCGCCCATCCAGTGCGACGGTCTGACCGGGGACTGCTGGTGCTCCCTTCCGGACGGCACGGAGGTGAAGGGAACCCGCACCCAAGGAGGACCTCCCACCGGCTGCTTCTAA
- the LOC118412230 gene encoding sulfotransferase family cytosolic 1B member 1-like — protein sequence MDFVTRSLAWLLPMHEYKNIVYPYFITRENLEAMPNFQMRDDDIVIASYPKTGTNWVLEIITKILQAAGKSEATSEERAFAKLEFHHPELPQTTHLMLEDSPSPRVILTHLCPDLAPPGIANPEGNVKVIVVMRNPKDAAVSNYHFGLNIMRNYFYFGHILAYFLTWDRFCNVFLSGEAVFGNFYNHVLSWWQKRHDPHFLFLKYEDMQKNLTDAVKTVAEFLEMDLDDATVKHIAKDCTFHNMKKVFENSDFKHRTFMARKGMVGDWTNYFSPEQSQAFDAMYREKLEGTGLEFEFE from the exons ATGGATTTTGTCACCAGGTCGTTAGCATGGCTCCTGCCAATGCACGAATACAAAAACATCGTGTATCCCTACTTCATTACCAGGGAGAACCTGGAAGCGATGCCCAACTTTCAAATGAGAGACGACGACATCGTGATCGCCAGCTACCCCAaaacag GAACCAACTGGGTCCTGGAAATCATCACCAAAATCTTGCAGGCAGCTGGGAAGAGCGAGGCCACTTCAGAGGAACGAGCCTTTGCTAAGCTGGAGTTCCACCACCCTGAGCTTCCCCAGACCACACACCTGATGCTGGAGGACAGCCCCTCACCAAGGGTCATCCTGACCCACCTGTGCCCTGATTTAGCACCCCCGGGAATAGCCAACCCTGAGGGCAAT GTGAAGGTGATAGTGGTAATGAGGAACCCGAAGGACGCTGCTGTCTCCAACTACCACTTCGGCCTGAATATAATGAGGAATTACTTCTACTTTGGTCACATTTTGGCTTATTTTCTTACCTGGGACAGATTTTGTAACGTCTTCCTGTCTGGAGAAG CCGTTTTTGGCAACTTCTACAATCATGTGTTGTCCTGGTGGCAGAAGCGTCACGACCCCCACTTCCTGTTTCTCAAGTATGAAGACATGCAGAAG AATCTGACAGATGCTGTGAAGACAGTGGCAGAGTTTCTGGAGATGGACCTAGATGATGCCACCGTCAAACACATTGCCAAGGACTGCACATTCCACAACATGAAAAAAGTGTTTGAGAACTCAGACTTCAAGCACAGAACCTTCATGGCAAGAAAAG GTATGGTAGGTGACTGGACGAACTACTTCAGCCCAGAGCAGAGCCAGGCTTTTGATGCCATGTACAGGGAGAAGCTGGAAGGCACTGGTCTGGAGTTTGAGTTCGAGTGA
- the LOC118411604 gene encoding voltage-dependent anion-selective channel protein 2-like, which translates to MSATPPSYGDLGKSARDTFGKGYGFGFVKLDCKTTTSSGVEFSTSGTSNNETGKVGGELETKYKWKDYGLTFTEKWNTDNTLASEIKIEDQIAKGLSLTFDTKFSPSTGKKSGQIKTAYKMDYLNVGADVDLDFAGPTIHGAAVLGYEGWLAGYQMSFDTAKSKLTRSNFALGYKTGDFQLHTNVNDGTEFGGSIYQKVNNNLETGVNLAWTAGSNNTRFGLAAKYTIDSKSSFRAKVNNSSQIGLGYTQEVRPGVKVTLSTLLDGKNFNQGGHKLGLGLDLEA; encoded by the exons ATGTCCGCCACACCGCCATCCTATGGAGACCTGGGCAAGTCTGCCAGGGACACGTTTGGCAAGGGATATG GATTTGGCTTTGTGAAGCTTGACTGCAAGACCACGACAAGTAGTGGGGTG GAATTTAGCACATCCGGCACTTCAAACAATGAGACGGGGAAGGTTGGAGGAGAGttggaaacaaaatacaaatggaAGGACTACGGCCTCACCTTCACGGAGAAGTGGAACACTGACAACACTCTCGCCTCCGAGATCAAGATTGAAGACCAG ATTGCCAAGGGGCTTagcttgacctttgacactaaGTTTTCACCAAGCACAGG GAAGAAGAGTGGTCAGATCAAGACTGCGTACAAGATGGACTACCTAAATGTTGGTGCTGATGTTGATCTGGACTTTGCTGGGCCCACCATCCACGGAGCTGCTGTCCTGGG ATATGAAGGGTGGTTGGCTGGCTACCAGATGTCGTTCGACACAGCCAAGTCCAAGCTGACGAGGAGCAACTTTGCTCTAGGCTACAAGACTGGTGACTTCCAGCTTCACACCAACGT TAATGATGGCACTGAGTTTGGTGGCTCCATCTACCAGAAGGTGAACAACAACCTGGAGACTGGTGTCAACCTGGCTTGGACGGCCGGCAGCAACAACACACGCTTCGGCCTGGCTGCCAAGTACACCATTGATAGCAAGTCTTCATTCCGG GCAAAGGTGAACAACTCCAGCCAAATTGGTCTTGGGTACACGCAAGAAGTCAGGCCAG GTGTGAAGGTGACCCTGTCCACACTGTTAGATGGCAAGAACTTCAACCAAGGAGGCCACAAGCTGGGTCTCGGCTTGGATCTGGAGGCTTGA
- the LOC118411598 gene encoding uncharacterized protein LOC118411598, with the protein MQAQAVLKQNGRPDVIMELIDAINSGNLDTSRLTFQVIYETLQFLNSPDIRGVRYSQMTRDFWKLVMTKCGASVIRIMSGWKTMGSALTAVNREWEGSKASIVLAVPSVKVLLAHRTDNNLQNFLPPGIHTELITSISEEKGNEGKAFILAFDGRLVQYNTGEVDLAGLEIEQPTAKQRHEAEEMERDLCKTAKSLLERFSPEELDTNLQSMRQIITLLSRHMANLREMKKKKQYALNMALGTVKGDWKKSKYSRLISHLKAVSHQVEAVMQVNEEAREQLGRACASLAGVQHLWTDVPIVNMPQQSNYRKLQEYPPEVEKNEDTLYWQQRGRNWFQLRDSVPVTGSKLHTALGLSTLKEARQIFQSKKNGTPLPEPTEKAKEAMKKGVQHEPNAVATFCGKFLPALFPNWEFREVGCKVVSIGDGTHIVDSPDGATHTMSSHLHSPVMAAIEIKHTTTDLPKSARHYNIIQCLAHCEALDADVCYLLYHTERSSVMYKVSHSVGIWSNVCRHACDIYGPQGHPPKQVLKDLREQVKSSAAGVQLVAEFRSVYAANIGSFVRQEDSPYFCKPSMPENTADTDRCVTDAIASTDKALDSILEYQELFKPMAKEVLEFIASDTDRWWTTDSVYGSPVAYFLKSASFPENQANKVVEAVLQECHDHNVYVPVTSGDGAFEYMVARSVNGRPNTRLSFQKHLWKEVRKMDKRNLTTIITMLTEDAWSPVSGCAKVKCERNDHGLSVERSNKYPSPSTATWAFKSKPAATVSEETSHDDWYNMFITSLPEEVKDSFENFCSDNPDLFEKLRSSNTSGLSHTDDSVDMTHAVGQFMEDQSKAMETETLDAVSLATVPDTNTRGTVPGTVTSGDDMPVNIVPYASTVTQGTVADTNTRGTVTDTNTRGTVPGTVTSGDDMPANIVPYASTVTQGTVADTNTRGTVTDTNTRGTVPGTVTSGDDMPANIVPYASTVTQGTVTGSVTLQGTVTDTSTQETVTGPVGTSCLTDNTVRDVQAQLLQIRPGKWQGKDVSVVKDTLADDELLNKCTVAELKEILKTIKKFAHGTVKLSVKKAQIIEQIRAISTGLAVNFRQERVRQPLPLKDLCTKTVKQSAVVPLAAAFASFVGGNCRQEWEKTRSCSCLQICLEKDTPQEVNMVLDCFYCPPVSNRGFMQAFVVDPHHVRTNIRGSVLRDQVEGVELRALQEVASSGKTPLTPVMINESLDMQSKSMCDILFSNDVAKELQRLGHATTAEFITLMDGWYRANDVAGIPAAERVRLRLAMREWLLRGVNFDIYPPPGRYIRGLFFSTWEAALAQIDLSIQLYGMIPSGNYNVRAMGTLVAEQYFGDQARRTHEGKNIPSCQKLGHIQAHMVEEMRMRMKPEEARGFPLRMTGSRPVYPSQSTDIVLAPETDNPQQWEAPCRLQAVTVKDHPFDMASRAKQRKKTPKSFSTKLTAPMKGQTGVRQYHRTDLSKILPHDRMGLQ; encoded by the exons ATGCAAGCACAGGCTGTCTTGAAGCAAAATGGAAGGCCAGATGTTATAATGGAACTGATTGATGCTATTAACTCAGGAAACCTGGACACATCAAGATTAACGTTTCAAGTAATATATGAGACCTTGCAATTCCTCAATTCTCCAGATATAAGGGGAGTACGGTACTCTCAAATGACTCGCGACTTCTGGAAATTGGTTATGACCAAGTGTGGAGCATCAGTGATAAGAATCATGTCTGGGTGGAAAACGATGGGCAGTGCCCTGACTGCAGTCAATCGTGAGTGGGAAGGTTCTAAAGCAAGTATTGTGCTTGCTGTTCCAAGTGTAAAGGTGCTGCTAGCGCATCGGACAGACAACAATCTCCAGAACTTTCTGCCACCAGGAATCCACACAGAATTAATCACCAGCATCAGTGAAGAGAAGGGTAATGAAGGAAAGGCATTCATTCTGGCCTTTGATGGGCGATTAGTTCAATATAACACTGGTGAAGTTGACCTGGCAGGGTTAGAGATTGAGCAGCCCACAGCTAAGCAACGGCATGAAGCTGAAGAAATGGAAAGGGATCTGTGCAAAACTGCCAAAAGTCTTCTGGAAAGATTTTCCCCGGAGGAACTAGACACAAATCTGCAATCAATGAGACAGATCATCACCCTTCTGTCAAGGCACATGGCAAATCTCAGagaaatgaaaaagaagaaacagtatGCCTTAAATATGGCGTTGGGGACTGTTAAAGGCGACTGGAAAAAGTCAAAATACAGTCGCCTCATTAGCCATTTGAAAGCAGTCTCACACCAGGTGGAGGCTGTGATGCAGGTCAATGAAGAGGCCCGGGAGCAACTGGGCAGGGCGTGTGCCTCTTTGGCAG GTGTACAGCACCTCTGGACTGATGTTCCCATTGTCAACATGCCTCAGCAGTCCAACTACAGAAAGCTGCAAGAGTACCCCCCAGAAGTAGAAAAGAATGAGGACACCTTGTACTGGCAGCAGCGAGGCAGGAACTGGTTTCAACTCAGAGATTCAGTTCCTGTAACAG GAAGCAAGCTGCATACAGCACTTGGACTTAGCACCCTGAAGGAGGCAAGGCAGATCTTTCAGAGCAAGAAAAACGGAACACCTCTTCCCGAGCCTACAGAAAAAGCCAAAGAGGCCATGAAGAAGGGGGTACAGCACGAACCCAACGCTGTGGCAACGTTTTGTGGAAAGTTCTTGCCTGCACTGTTTCCAAACTGGGAATTCCGGGAGGTGGGGTGCAAGGTGGTCAGCATAGGAGATGGGACTCACATAGTGGATAGTCCTGATGGTGCCACACACACAATGTCCAGTCATCTCCACTCCCCTGTGATGGCAGCAATAGAGATCAAGCACACTACCACTGATCTACCAAAGAGTGCAAGGCACTATAACATCATACAGTGCCTTGCGCACTGTGAGGCCCTGGATGCCGATGTATGCTATTTGCTGTACCATACAGAAAGGAGCTCAGTGATGTATAAGGTGTCTCACAGTGTTGGCATTTGGAGCAACGTGTGCAGGCATGCCTGTGATATCTACGGCCCACAAGGCCACCCTCCCAAGCAGGTGCTCAAAGACTTGAGAGAACAGGTCAAATCATCTGCAGCTGGTGTGCAACTGGTGGCTGAATTCAGATCAGTGTATGCTGCAAATATCGGCTCCTTTGTCAGACAGGAAGACAGTCCCTACTTCTGCAAACCCTCCATGCCAGAGAATACTGCTGACACTGACAGGTGTGTAACTGATGCCATAGCTTCAACAGACAAAGCCCTGGACTCAATCTTGGAATATCAGGAACTATTCAAACCAATGGCCAAGGAAGTGTTAGAGTTCATTGCCAGTGACACCGATCGGTGGTGGACCACAGACTCGGTGTATGGGTCACCTGTTGCCTACTTCCTAAAATCTGCTTCCTTCCCAGAAAATCAGGCAAACAAAGTCGTGGAAGCAGTGTTGCAAGAGTGCCATGATCACAATGTTTATGTGCCAGTTACATCAGGAGATGGTGCATTTGAGTACATGGTTGCTCGTAGTGTAAATGGAAGACCTAACACCAGACTAAGCTTTCAAAAGCACCTATGGAAAGAGGTGAGAAAGATGGACAAGAGGAACTTGACAACCATTATAACCATGTTGACAGAGGACGCTTGGTCTCCAGTCTCAGGTTGTGCCAAAGTAAAGTGTGAAAGAAATGACCATGGCTTGTCTGTTGAAAGATCTAATAAATATCCAAGCCCAAGCACTGCTACATGGGCTTTCAAGTCAAAGCCAGCTGCTACTGTCTCAGAGGAAACATCACATGACGACTGGTATAACATGTTCATTACCAGTCTTCCCGAGGAAGTGAAGGACAGCTTTGAAAACTTCTGCTCTGACAATCCAGACCTCTTTGAAAAGCTACGATCATCAAACACATCTGGATTGTCACATACTGATGATTCTGTCGATATGACTCATGCAGTCGGGCAATTCATGGAAGACCAAAGCAAAGCAATGGAAACTGAGACCCTTGATGCTGTGTCACTAGCTACTGTCCCAGATACCAACACACGAGGAACTGTCCCAGGTACAGTAACATCTGGAGATGACATGCCTGTAAACATTGTTCCATATGCCAGCACTGTGACACAAGGAACTGTCGCAGATACCAACACACGAGGAACAGTCACAGATACCAACACACGAGGAACTGTCCCAGGTACAGTAACATCTGGAGATGACATGCCTGCAAACATTGTTCCATATGCCAGCACTGTGACACAAGGAACTGTCGCAGATACCAACACACGAGGAACAGTCACAGATACCAACACACGAGGAACTGTCCCAGGTACAGTAACATCTGGAGATGACATGCCTGCAAACATTGTTCCATATGCCAGCACTGTGACACAAGGAACTGTCACAGGATCTGTAACCCTACAAGGAACTGTCACAGATACCAGCACACAAGAAACCGTCACAGGTCCTGTTGGCACATCGTGTCTTACTGACAACACAGTGAGAGATGTACAAGCCCAGCTACTACAGATAAGGCCAGGTAAATGGCAGGGGAAGGATGTTTCTGTCGTTAAAGATACTTTGGCTGATGATGAACTGCTTAACAAATGCACTGTAGCAGAACTCAAGGAAATTCTAAAGACCATCAAGAAGTTTGCACATGGTACAGTGAAGCTCTCGGTGAAGAAGGCTCAGATCATTGAGCAGATAAGAGCCATCTCAACTGGTCTTGCTGTCAACTTCAGACAGGAACGAGTGAGGCAGCCTCTACCGCTCAAAGACCTCTGTACAAAAACTGTCAAGCAGTCTGCTGTCGTGCCCTTAGCTGCTGCATTTGCAAGCTTTGTAGGGGGAAATTGCAGGCAAGAATGGGAGAAAACAAGGTCATGCTCATGTCTTCAGATTTGTCTTGAGAAGGATACACCTCAAGAAGTCAATATGGTCTTAGACTGCTTCTACTGCCCACCTGTATCAAACAGAGGATTTATGCAGGCCTTCGTTGTCGATCCTCATCATGTCAGGACCAACATAAGAGGTAGTGTGCTGAGAGACCAGGTTGAAGGTGTAGAGTTGAGAGCATTGCAAGAAGTAGCCTCAAGTGGGAAAACACCATTAACACCTGTGATGATCAATGAATCATTGGATATGCAGTCAAAATCCATGTGTGATATTCTGTTTTCGAATGATGTGGCCAAGGAGCTCCAACGCCTGGGACATGCAACTACTGCGGAGTTTATCACATTG atggatggatggtacAGAGCTAATGATGTGGCAGGGATCCCCGCAGCAGAACGGGTACGCCTGAGACTCGC GATGAGAGAATGGCTTCTACGAGGTGTCAACTTCGACATCTATCCACCCCCAGGCAGGTACATCCGAGGGCTGTTCTTCTCAACATGGGAGGCAGCCCTGGCACAAATTGACTTGTCAATACAG CTCTATGGAATGATACCATCGGGTAACTACAACGTGAGAGCCATGGGGACACTAGTGGCAGAGCAATACTTTGGGGACCAAGCTAGGCGGACACATGAAGGGAAAAACATCCCATCTTGCCAAAAGCTGGGACACATACAAGCCCACATGGTGGAGGAGATGAGGATGAGAATGAAGCCGGAAGA